The following proteins come from a genomic window of Leptospira neocaledonica:
- a CDS encoding thiol-activated cytolysin family protein: protein MKIVKNWIKPSVAVALTAGYLASCSPNQSNLSGLLGFLAGSGSSKQVEETGPGAVKIAEAGELYTEPSYGQALSSSSNETITPFPAGIPVPESKNGHYSCTTTKWGASEVRSLVDRAILNQGAEVIYPGALLQGKFLEAGGYTPVTIPRSGGKIFLTGLKLSPNAIYSKELPQVSASNIQQGIQDILSTDVVGTAADASFSVEQVYNENHLLFNLGLDARFSDVGLKVSLGIDNLGKKNYILMKFTQKFYDVNFEDPTLSTSVFKDGANFQDPEGQISANNPPLYVSKVSYGRVVYFLLESEYTALQVKTALEVAWDPGILSAVSPVPPIGGEVSVTHEQVLDKTRIAYFVRGGNAGLALAPISAADSATPGSMYQAIRNFLANPEAANYSAANPGVPIAYTLNYLKDRTVAKMSYTTVYDQRDCEATYSENPQVFTAKLGKVDDKVRFLMDGQEFFSTNPEADVYTGPEINLNNAMSVGSEHEFTVELINANCFGTALDIELKLNGTVLRTRNLSRSVSTCGKQLTYKYKLNKITGAWSIIEENETAEF, encoded by the coding sequence ATGAAGATAGTGAAAAATTGGATCAAACCTTCTGTAGCCGTGGCTTTGACTGCGGGATACTTAGCGAGTTGTTCCCCAAATCAATCTAACTTAAGCGGTTTATTGGGCTTCTTAGCGGGCTCTGGTTCCTCTAAACAAGTGGAAGAAACGGGACCTGGAGCAGTTAAAATCGCGGAAGCAGGCGAATTATATACGGAACCTTCCTATGGGCAGGCTCTTTCTTCTTCCAGTAACGAAACAATTACTCCTTTTCCTGCGGGTATCCCTGTTCCGGAATCCAAGAATGGGCATTATTCTTGCACCACTACTAAGTGGGGAGCATCCGAGGTACGAAGCCTTGTGGATCGGGCCATTCTAAACCAAGGAGCCGAAGTAATTTATCCAGGCGCTTTATTACAAGGTAAGTTTCTGGAAGCAGGTGGGTATACTCCGGTTACCATTCCAAGATCCGGAGGTAAAATTTTCCTAACCGGTTTAAAACTCAGCCCAAATGCGATCTACTCTAAAGAGTTGCCGCAAGTAAGCGCATCTAATATCCAACAAGGGATTCAGGACATTCTATCCACTGACGTTGTAGGAACTGCTGCAGATGCTTCCTTTAGCGTGGAGCAGGTGTATAATGAGAATCACCTTTTATTCAATCTTGGATTGGATGCTCGTTTCTCCGATGTTGGTCTAAAGGTCAGCCTTGGAATAGACAATCTGGGTAAAAAGAACTATATTTTGATGAAGTTCACCCAGAAATTCTATGATGTAAATTTCGAGGATCCAACTCTTTCTACATCAGTATTTAAAGATGGAGCTAACTTCCAAGATCCGGAAGGGCAGATTTCTGCAAACAATCCTCCATTATATGTTTCTAAAGTATCTTACGGAAGAGTGGTTTATTTCCTTTTGGAATCGGAATATACAGCACTTCAAGTAAAAACAGCATTGGAAGTTGCTTGGGACCCTGGAATTCTTTCCGCGGTTTCTCCTGTACCTCCAATTGGTGGAGAAGTTTCCGTAACTCATGAGCAGGTCCTAGACAAGACCAGGATCGCTTATTTTGTAAGAGGTGGAAATGCAGGTCTCGCTCTTGCTCCGATCAGTGCGGCTGATTCCGCTACTCCGGGAAGTATGTACCAAGCTATCCGTAACTTCTTAGCAAATCCGGAAGCTGCAAACTATTCCGCCGCTAACCCTGGAGTTCCGATCGCTTATACATTAAACTATCTGAAAGACAGAACCGTGGCTAAAATGAGCTACACCACAGTGTATGACCAAAGAGATTGTGAAGCAACTTATTCCGAAAATCCTCAGGTATTTACTGCAAAACTTGGAAAAGTGGATGATAAGGTTCGTTTCTTAATGGATGGACAAGAGTTCTTCTCCACAAATCCGGAAGCGGATGTGTATACGGGACCTGAGATTAATTTGAATAATGCGATGAGTGTCGGTTCAGAACATGAGTTCACTGTGGAATTGATTAACGCAAATTGTTTCGGGACCGCTTTGGATATTGAACTAAAGCTGAATGGAACCGTATTAAGAACCCGTAATCTTAGCAGAAGTGTAAGCACATGTGGAAAACA